GTAAAGAGCCCTGTTCGCCTTCCCTGCGCCAGAAGATACCGTCTCGCTGGGAACAGGACCCTTGTGTTCGGCTACTACAGCCGGCCATTATAACATAAGGTGGAGGGATATGCAAAAAATTCAGCCCCTCTTGCCGGCCAGGCGCCGGCTGGCCCAGCGCTGGATGTCCTCCACAATGCGGCCAGGCAGGGCCGGCTCATGAGCGGCCAGGATTTCCTCCACCCGCGCATGGGCGCGCGCCAGCAGGGATTCCTCCGGCCGGCCGGCGCCGTGTTCACCCAGCCGGTCGAAGAGACTGCCGCTGAAGAACTCCGGCGAGCGGAGCATCTTCAGGGTGAGGGGGTCTTCCAGGAAATGGCCGCCGGGGCCGGCCCGCAGGACGGAATCGAAGCCCAGCATCTCCTCGGACGTGTCAATGCCCTCGGCCAGGCGCATGAGCAGGCCGGCGAGCTCTGCCTGAATAACGATCATCTCCGGGGACATGCCGACGGCGTTGTAGCAGGAGCCCAGGCCGCCCATCATATTCTGCCCGAGGATGATGGAGGGGAACATCAGCAGAGCGCTTTCCATGCCGCACTGCATGTCATGCCGGCCCACCAGGGAGCCCCCTGTCTCGCCGGTAGTGGGCAGGCCGTAGAACTTCCCCATCTGGATGAGGGCTGTTTTCCAGAGCATCTTGTCGGGGCTGTAGTAGATATCATAGCCACTGCGCAGGTCGGTGAGGGAGGGGCCGGCGCCGTACAATATGGGCGCGCCCTCCCGCAGAAGCTGACTGAGGGTGATGAGGAAGAGGTTTTCGGCGTTGGAGACCAGCAGGGTGCCGGCAAAGGTCAGGGGGGAGGTCGTGCCGGCCATCGGACAGATGACGGGGATGGTGGCCATGCCGCGCCGCACGCCCTCTTTCAGGATCCAGGCGTTGACGTCGGTGAGCATCAGGGGGCTGGTGACGGCGACGCCGAAGGAGAGCACCCGCCGGCGGCCGAGCGGCTGTCCATCGGCGTAGATTTCGGCGACTTCCAGCCAATCGCGTGCGGACTCGACCGAAGCCGGCAGGGCCATGAGGTGTTTGGTGGTGTTGGTGGCGAAGGCCTCCAGGCTCTTGACATAGGCGGCGTCCGGCGGCAGGCCCTCGGGCGGCATATCCATGCGGTGAATATCGCCCACGATGGGGAGCGCATCCCCCAGGCGAGTGTGGCGGATGATGTCATTCAGGACGGGCCGGCGCGGCTGGAGGGTCGCATAATCAATGATCCAGGGGTCAATGACCAGGGAACCGAACACCCGATGTTCGCCCCCCACCAGGATGGGCCGGCCGTCCTGGTGGTGGATCTCGAACATGAGAGGCGCCAGCCGGCGCGCTTCTTCCACCAACTGACGCGGGATGCGGACGATGTCGCTGGCCTCGTCGACCCGCGCGCCGGCGGCGGCCAACACCTGCCGGCATTCGGCATCCAGGACCCGTACGCCGGCCTGCTCCAGCACATCCAGCGAGCGCTGATGGATGCGCTCAATCTCACTTTCGCTGAGCACGCGCAGAGAGAGCTTCCCCATTGTTCCTCCTTCTCACGCCGGCTGTATTGGTCTTTTGTTCATA
This genomic window from Anaerolineae bacterium contains:
- a CDS encoding trimethylamine methyltransferase family protein; the protein is MGKLSLRVLSESEIERIHQRSLDVLEQAGVRVLDAECRQVLAAAGARVDEASDIVRIPRQLVEEARRLAPLMFEIHHQDGRPILVGGEHRVFGSLVIDPWIIDYATLQPRRPVLNDIIRHTRLGDALPIVGDIHRMDMPPEGLPPDAAYVKSLEAFATNTTKHLMALPASVESARDWLEVAEIYADGQPLGRRRVLSFGVAVTSPLMLTDVNAWILKEGVRRGMATIPVICPMAGTTSPLTFAGTLLVSNAENLFLITLSQLLREGAPILYGAGPSLTDLRSGYDIYYSPDKMLWKTALIQMGKFYGLPTTGETGGSLVGRHDMQCGMESALLMFPSIILGQNMMGGLGSCYNAVGMSPEMIVIQAELAGLLMRLAEGIDTSEEMLGFDSVLRAGPGGHFLEDPLTLKMLRSPEFFSGSLFDRLGEHGAGRPEESLLARAHARVEEILAAHEPALPGRIVEDIQRWASRRLAGKRG